In Aspergillus chevalieri M1 DNA, chromosome 7, nearly complete sequence, the sequence CACAAGGGCCTGGGAAAAGAGCTGGTTTTGAGGAGCCTTCTCCGAGCGGACTTCCTTCTTGATAAGTGAAGACATTTCTCCCGGTTTCAGGAATAGTTTGATCGCTGATGTATTGATTGCACACGTGGAGTGGCTGAAGCAAGGGAGTTTCAGGTTGGTTTAGCGATGAAAGTATCACCACCATTCAAGTCAGTCCGTACGACTCTTATAATCGCGCCGGCGAGGGAAATTCCGTTATGTTGAGTAACCGAGGCGCTGGGGCTGTCTAAGGATACATCAAGAAGCTTTCCAAGTCTTGATACGATAGTATTAGGTAATGTCAATAGGTTTAGTTAGCTATTATATAGCGCATAGTTCGGTTCTCTTCGGTAGGCCTTCGGTCCGTTCTCTACCTGTAGGAGGTTGCACTCCGAAGCTGAAGATAAGATAGGGTTGTGGGTTCCGATGGTCAACGATAACAGATAGAGGCAGGTTGCTTTGATTTGTGCCGGTTGGTGTATCTTGGCTAATATAGGATAACTGCTGACCATTCTACATCGCATATTTTGGAATCATTAGGCATCCGTTGCGTAGGCTTAGGAAATTCTCACATTCTCATATGTTTACAAATATTGCACCTTACAACGTGGATGCAGTCCGTTCAAGAGAGCGGGGCCGTTCTATATAGAGTAATTGATGCTGTATCTCTCTTTCAATATTCGCTGTGCCTGTAGTTAGATAATCCCCCAAGTTTAGAGGCCGCGTTCTGTTTTCAAACGGTCTCGCTCAACATTTCGTGCTTATGGACAGTGAACTGGTGCACCGCagtatttttcttttcggtATTTTGTGTCCCAACGAGAGATCTTTCAAGACTAGCTGTTCCTATATTCCGGACTTTGTCATCAGGCGGACGTCTCCTGAGGTAAGGAGCAGGCTACCCTGCTCCGGCTGGGTCTGTGAAACTATCTCAACAGATGCGATGGCCTGATGGAGTGCAACGACTTCTTCACCTTTCTGTGAGGAATCTTGCTTCTTGGTTCGGGTTGGTATCATAGCATCAGCGGCAAGACGCTTCCTTGATTGCAGGAACGTAATGGCACCCCCTCTTCCACATCACAGAATGCGACTACCGCATTGATCGCAGCAATCTGACGCTGATACTCAGCATCAACTGTGGTCCCTGGAATAGTTAGAATGGTGTTGAATAATATTATGTGGTGCGGAGTCATGTATCCAGTTCGCTGCAAGGCCCCAGAaccctcttcatcaactgccTTTCCAGCAAGCTGCCGTTCACTGTCTTTCGGAGCTCCCAGAGGGCATGTCCATATTTCTTGTTTGCCCGttcattttttttattgTTTCGCAGCGTACGCATCGCgagcttgttttctttttggatCAAATTCTCCAGGGCGCAAAAGCGAGGAAACATGTTGATGACTTTGATGTCTTTCTTGGTCGGCTTATATGGACGTCGAGGATAAAACGATCCACCCATCAAAGAGGAAGCGCATCAACCGCTTCTCTTGTGGAAGTCCACGACCAATAGTCTGCGCATTCACATAGATGCCTACACTGGAATGCCGAACAAAAGTGTTGATATTATGCGATCCTGTtccagctcttcgagctgcgtcttgtctatgaacctgcaAAGAGCCTGGCCTGTAGCTTATcctgttcgtcaattcctaataTAACTTATTTCATTACGGAGCCGTCAATATCACTGTTGTGAGAGGTACTGTTATTCCTTTTTGCCACAATGTTGTTGGAATGATCAGCGGGTGAGCAATGGAGTGCAGAGAAGCGTCTTCAGGATTCTTCAAGACCAAGCCATCTATGCGTCTAATATTAGCAACGCCTATTCTCCAGTACTAAAATCAAATCTTTGCTAGCCAGGTAGAATGGAATCACAGCGGCTGATCCACTGTTTCGACAGAATGGCTGGTGTTATTATTCGTCCTACACCCTCTTCGTGAATATCCTTGCCAGAATTTTGAGTGTTGAAATAGATAGAATTTACGGTTCGCTCTATGTACATCACCCAGTTTTCCATTTCCCTAAAAGGATCCGGCTTGCTCTTTGTACCACACCGAATGCGAATAGTTAAAGAAGCGGCATTGTAACACGGTTTGAGTAGTCGACGTTCTCTTTTATGCTTTCGATCCGGTCATGACAGGTGCCAAAAACTCGGTCCCAAAGTCGGGTTTGTTTGCCATAGTTGTGGCTTTTTCTCCATCCATAGCGGTGGTGCAGGTCATGATCTTCAATCACCAGTTCTGCATCGAAGAGCTCCAGCAACCAGTTTAGAGTAGAGGGTGCGCCACCATGAATTCGGAGGCCACTATGTCCGATGAATTCCGAGAAAGCAACATATTGATAACAGATCCACCATTCGTAAAATCCCATAGGTAATCCCAGGAGCTTCAGGGTGAAATATGCAAGAAGCGGGATGCCTATTATATCCATAAACTCTTGCTCATGGTCGGCATAAGCAGCAAGCATTGGGTTAGGATGCTTCGTCAAGTGGTGCCTGCGGTGCATCTTCCACAAAGAGCCTGTCGAGTGCATTAAGCGGTGATACCAATAGAACCAAAAATCGACCGTGATGCTATAGAGACCTATCTCCAAAGCTAGCCAGCCCCATCTGAGAGATGCCGGTGTCTCATTTTGTCGGTAGGTCACAAAAATGGCCATGGTCATGCGAAGCGTTGAGGTGGAAATCAGCTCCCGTATGACCTTGCCGACACCAACATCAGGAATACCATCTCGTGGATGCTTGTCACCATCCAAGAAACCGTAGACTTGACCCAGGAGGCGCATAATATGCATTTCATGTATACCGTTCAGCTTGAAAGCACCGGCATATAACGCAAACGCGGAAATGATGTTCAGATTAGAGCCAGTATAGGTTGTATAAGCTTGATGAACGGTGAGCGGGATCGCAGCGTGGAGCAGAATCCACAAGTGGAGAGACCATTCTCGCACGGCTGGTATTTTATCCTCCTTGGAAAGATAGGAACTTCTTTATCGGAATCAACGAGGTGCAGACCAAGAAGTTCAATCATCCAGTGAGAAACGGTCCATTGGGATCGGTCATGGCGCCAGGTGGACACCATTGAATCGCCGGCATTGTGCTTGGTGGTTGTATGTGTGGACATTCTGGTTGCATTATCTCTTGGTAAGAGGCGACataaatatatgtatatatacaGGCCTATAGACCTTTATATCCCTTGGCCAGCCCAAAGTTACTCGGCGTCTGGCCACACAGCATGTGAATTGACGATCGGCAACCCCGCAACACAACCCTGAGAGGGAACAGTAGCCATGCGAGCTCTTTTGTCAGTTAAAAATTGGGTTCAGACCTTGGCACATGATGCATCCCAGGGAGCGTTGGGGATGCTAGGTTGTTCTGGTGTGGGAAATCCAGCTTCTGTAATTGGGGGAACCCTTTTCTCTATTGTCAGCCTCGGTCCCCGACAGTTCTCCTGTGCGGGGAGGTACTGTTTTGAGCGGATTTCGCATTGCTTACTGTTCTTGATATTTCCTTATGATCAGGTTAGTCCATCAATAGAGAGATGGTAGGGATTTGGTTGCTGTGATATGTACTTTGATATGGTTGAATGTGGCCATAGTAGCATTCGCAAAGAACAGAATGAGGTGGGTTGCCTCAGTAAAATACGGGGTTTCACCCGGTTTCGAGTTCAAAAAGCTCAATCTCACGCGAATTGTGAAAGGGGACTTGCACCAGGGTACAATAGCATCGACGAGCGTCTTCTATGTCAGCGCTGGCATTCAACCGGAGAGGACAGAAATACCATAGCCAAGTCCTAATCCAACCATACCCGAGACATCACATCGGTTACGAAACCCTGTGTTCTTGATGGATTGGCTGGAGTATGCAGGGAAAAGTTGCATTGGCAAAGATTTGTGATTTTTATGGATAGTTAACTGAAGTATTATAATGTGGCGCTATTAACAAATACAAGTCCCTTCCCTTCACAATTCTTGTGCTTCTAATTTATCCTTTGGTACTGTACATTCTGAAATTCTGAATGGTGCCTTGGGGATACAGGGTAAAGGAAAGGTGATGCCAAAGATGGAAGGATGGCGCCAGACTGGCCTTCATTCCACTGatcacaaaaaaaaaaaaaaatcagaTCGTGGCTATGTGCAGGAGTCAAGTGGAAGCTGAATAGCCAATGATGACCAATGATGAGCTCATATACTACTAAGATGTGGAGATTGATGTTTTCCACTGGCGGAACTCGCTCGACACCAGGCGATGCGGGATGCTGGGATCACCCTCTCTGTCGTATCGGGGGAATTTAACGCCGAATCTTGAATGTTTTCTGGAGAATTGCGGGGTAATTAACGCCATTCGTAGTATGAATAAACATCCCCACATGTACCATCTTGCAAAGACGAGCAGAAAACTCCGGATACGTGGAGAATAGATCGTGGTGTTTAATGTTGGGGATAAAGAGGTGGCAATTCGGGTTATTGGTTATTGCAGACAATGCCAGTAGCAGAATTAACTGCCACATAATGCTCTTTAGCTGTAGGAGTCACTTGTGATTCCTATTTTTTCGGCTATTCAGACTGTCCGATAGGCTGGGCGAAGGATAGTAATCGTACCAATTGAAGGTAAATTGTCCAATAAGCTTACTCCAAAGGAACAAGACGATATTGGCTCTCCCAAATGAAATGCCTTGGCTCACGATTGTCTTTAACGACAGTTCCTGCCAATGGCAAAACGACTATTTGGTGTCAATTATCCAGGTACTGATGGTCGTTTGGAGTACCattgagccatggaatcgaGTGAAATTCTTAGCATCTAAATGTATTGACTATGAAGCACCACGACTGCTGATCTCAGCAGattatttatttttttcttAATTCTGAAATTAGGTAAATTCTTTTGTTATATGGCTATGACAGAGTTTATCATTCATAGAGACATGTCAAACCCGGAAGTCAGAAAGGGAGTAGACCTCCGCACCGCCCGCCCATCGCCCACCCGTTTGAGCCCGTAGGGCGGCCACTGGGCGCCCGCGCCCACCCAGGGTGCCCGCATAGGGCCGCCCTGGGCCGCCCGTTTGGGCCCATTTCTTGCTGAATCTGTGGTTTTCCAGCCACAGTGAATGCATTGAATCTCTCAATCTTCAAGCAGCTGTCGACTTCAGCTGGGTCGCCATTGCTTGCCTGGAAGCGGACTGGCTCGAAACTGATTCCAAAGCCATTGATTCAGTGGCTTAATGCGGGGTTTGATGTGTGGTTTGTATGGCTGTAGCCAAGCTGTACAACTCAGCATGCGGACAGAAGTACTCCAGAGTAGACCCGAGCAGGTTTGATTGGATTTGACCACTGGCAGCcgtgtgtcacaacctggcttctctcgtatcgtacctagggttctagttagttgtatttcgagactggacacttaccctaagtgtcttccaaatatccttatgctcaatgcccctccgggtccggttcggtatgtcgtatgcgttgacgggtatatcgccccctccaggctccgtaagataatcaacaagtagaaacggtaaaggtaacgaatagagaaataaggccaaccgagtacgtatactgggttgttggttaagtgcggacgagtcagaaactagaaggtaacaaatgctgattgacttgaattgatcgcgaagaactaaactaagtacatgaatgagcgtccttatatatcctttggtCTGTATACCAGTTCATGTGCCATGGTGTATACCGTATAccgtataccatataccatgtCACGTCACCTGTtcggatatcaacttgatccctgtcgcttcctgcatatccatcatcaaccattatccaatgattctgacTTGACTTCCCGCGTCATCACGTGAGTCTGACACcacaaggtctgtaacaatCGCCCGGGCGTGCGTGTGTCCTGAGGCTTACAGAGAATTCCCTTCTAAAGGCGGCAGACGAATATTCTTACCATCACCCTTTGTCACTTCTATGGTCTCCAAGTCAATTCCATGTAATAGGCGCATCTGAATTGGAATCCCGGTATCTGTGTTAGCTCATATGCAATCCTCCAACGGTGTTAAACACGCGTAGGCCATAGACGAGAGTGATGGGCTACGATCAACGACTAGAAACGCACTCACATTAATAGCACATTTACCGTATCTGAAATTTGGATTGACCGATTTGTTGTAAACATTGGCCCCGCAGCTTCTACAGAAAAAGATCTGTATAGTGTGCGTGGCGAATCGATATTCCTATACCATATGGGTCATTCATCTCAGTAATTCATAATAAATTAGGTATAACAGAGCATAAATCAAAAGGGTTATTATAATAGCTGGCTCGTACCGTAAGTGACTCTGTCCCTTGAATTTCCATATCATCCGCGAACGCAAGCAAACTGCCTGCAATGTGACAATAGCTGCCTAAATAGATTTGTTAGTTTAGCGACCAATTCCGTTTGAAACATATCATTAATCCGCAGAGAAGGACCGTTATAGACTTGCTGGGTTCATCTTGTACCAATACACATACAATTGCAAGAGATTACAGTCAATTGTGACAGCGGAGCCGGAAACCTTGCAGAGAAGCATACAGCCCCGCAATGACAACTTCCCTGGTAGCAAAGGTCTGTAGAGGTTTCCTGTTTCTCGGGTTCCTTGGCTGAGTCCATTGCTAAAGTCTCAATTTTTGCGTTGCACGTCTCTGTTTTTGTTGCGTTCAAGTTAATGCTGGAGCAAAATTTGCATATAGTCCGGCAAGAGAGCTGGATGTTGGTCACATTGCGAAATAAGTAATTGTTAAAGTACAAGAGAACATAGCATGGTTGAGAAAAGTCCGACCAAGCGGTATCTCCCAACTTTGGCGGCTGTTGAGAATCTAATTAACTATGAATTGCGGAGCTTACATTGTTGGGAGTGCTGTGCACGTACCCCTTCTGTGGATCAGAACCTTTCTGCCCAATCAAACGTTCCCGAATGATAGAGTCCATTTCATGTGTAACTGGTTCGGCGTAATTCATATGCCGGATCCGGTGCGGCAAGTAGTTGGATGATTTATAAACAAAGTCTGTTCCTGCCAAAACTGCCCCAAATGGTATCTATCAAGTATTGATCAAATAGGCTCTATCTCTCTCACACGACTAATCGTCGAATCATCGGATATCCGTACGTCCCAGTATTGAGGGAAGCAATTAAGAGAATTGATTGGTGAACTATCTAGGAAATCGCTGTTGAGAGAGTCTCAGGACAACAGCTACGTATATGAAATAGCGCCTGGAACGGGTCTAACCCGTTACACAGTACTATACTTTCTTGTATATAGCTCCAATGTTCAAATGTTACCCTGATCTGTTCACACGCACACACATAAAATGAAGCAATCTCCATAATCAAGTAAATAGATATTCAAGACAGAAGCCACTGAAGGCAATACGAGGAGATAGATATTCCCACTGGACATCAACTGTGCTTCGTCTCTGTTTAACGTGCAATAATGAGGCTGCAACGGAATTTTCATTTGGTTTTTCAACATAGCATATGTTGAGCTTCGGTATGTCTGGTCCATCAAGTAGTGTTATTGAGATGGTGGAAGGTGGCGCGTCACTTTCCTGAAACTTTTTATGCAATTGTCGAGGGCTGATAGCTTTGTTGTCCCCATATTTTAAGGAATACTGTAATTTAAGTGAAATATTGTCGTATACAGTTGTCATGGGTATGACAACGGGAAATATCTTGAAAAATTATGGAAGTGAACAGGCAGCTATATAGTACCGTCTTCGGGCTTCTCGACCCCAAAATCAGCGATCTCATCCCGAAATTGCCCCTGATGCTTCTCAGCCGCCTTTAGCCAGTTACTCAAAAATACCTTTCTATAATTTTATTAGAAACAGCCTCGGCTCAGAGAACAAAAATCCACAATTTGATTACTCAACATGACAAAGCATTCGTGTACGGTGGGCGATTGGCCACCCGCCGTGAGCTTAATACGTCTTGATTCTTGGTCGATATTACAATGGGAATCCATGGGTCGGACATCATACACCGTCCAGAAACCTTGGTTTCGTGCCCGTTGACAATACACGGTCTTGATTCAAACGTTTCTGTATACTTGGTATTGGGGTATCTTGACCATCCAAGGAGTAATAGAAGGCGGATCCTTTAAAGCAAAAGCCCAAACTCATCCTGCCTGTTACTACTTTCCGTTCGTAATAAGATGAGGCATTAGTCCGGCGGAACTCCTATCACTCTCAAGCCGCGCTTCTGGCCATTTCAACCTTTTTGCCTCACTTTTGTCCCGCCACAATCCCTGGTTTGGTCTTTGTTACGATGAGAACCGAATAACGGGCAACTCAGATACACTACGATGGACATTTTCCGGGCAGCGAGCCAGGGCAACCTCAATGTGTTAAAGGCCGCAGCTGAGCAAGGCTACGATATCAATGCCCCCAATCAAGACGGGAGAACTCCCCTCTGGTTCGCAGCGAACAGCGGTTAGGAGCCTGCGTGCAGCTTCCTCTTTGCTCGGGGCGTTGGCGTTGGCTTGCAAGGTGTTAGTGTCCTTGAGGCCGCAATTAGAAAGAGGACATTCTGGGGTCATCGTTATGATGTTGCCGCATTGCAATATAGAAGGAGAGTATCGCTGTGTTAAACAGCTGTTATTCCACATcttgtatatcccgtgctgctggttttcgtgctgctgttcccatggccatgaagatccatgggcttgttggatactatctcgtttccgtCCCTACTCCTGCAAACGCATACCCTCGTCTGTGCTATGCTGCTGGTTGCTTGATGTCCATTgctgtgactcggtatgtggttggtagagtctgaaactggcctagaaGGCCTGTCTCGAGCATGAATtgcactgccttcggtactaagtctggccgtgttaggtaggcccggtaatccagctcccgccttgacccctgtgtaagatggcgcatccgggggcctGCATGGTTTggcctgcctggtttgtacagtggaggagaacatggcgtgtgtcttgaaggccacgtccgcaagagcattcagtcgattccatagccttGAAGGTACCAATATGTTCTAACTGACCAGCGCAATCTTtccagtttgcatttgaatgaggactgatgtagCGGCTCTCTGTAGGCCTtgatatagttgcattggtgcttttgaaggctctttccatagacgacggagggaacTCCCATGGGTGGAAGCAgcccattcagtcttccatgcatttgctgcttctatgcggagggttcttcgaatgctagctttgagagtgagctcctccacaccatTGGGTGCCggggaattagcagcttcttttgcaagagcgtcagcacactcattgccgtagatgccttcatgaccagggaaccaatacagctgtatattcCAGCCGCGTTCCTGCAGCTGAGATGTGGTGCATGTGATTTctctcaggatatattggccagaagaccttcccGGGGCTGAGCATGCTTGtattgccgcctgattgtctgtaaagatgattgctgtataggcccgatgggaacgttgtgatgtcggtctcAATGTGTGgcatatttgggtgagagccatctctatgcctctcgattccgctgcatatacagtgtgagtagctggggagccaatgtgaaccgcctggcgccctagaggtgaaaccactgctgctccaactccctgtttTGTCAAGCTGATTCGATCCAGCGATTGTGGAACTATAGCAGTGTGTCCCCCAACCGACCGATCGACCGACCGAACGAATCAGAGCGATACCGATAACATTGATATGGAGATCCTGGCCAGCATGGCTCGACCGAATGATACCGTTGCCCCACCTAGGGCCAACCGAAACAAGACAAACGATAATACCGACCGAGAAAACCGACGATCCTCTATTTGCATTGATGGAGGtgaaaatgaagaatgaCGCATGGTGAGTTTGGAGGAGTTCTTACAATATGCCTCTGATGAACCAGAATGGTTGTATGGGAAGCTCCAAGTGACCCACCAACGATATGATGACTGTCTCGAGGATCAGAAGGCCCGTCTTGCTGAAGAAAAGCTCCGAGGTCAAGCCAAAGACAGAGAAATCACCCTTCTGCGTCGCAAAATTAAAGAAATTGAGGAggtcaagcagcagcttgcTGAATTCAAGGCTGATCGTGACGCATTTGGCAGTCAGATTGCTCGATTGGTGATGGATAGCACCGGTGGCCATCAAACCTCTCCAATGACTACAAACCGAAAGACAAGCAAGATCCCTGATCCTCCTATGTTGACCGATGGCAAAGAACCCCGATTTGAAGACTGGTTGCTCCTGATGAGACAGAAACTCGCTGCCAACGCTGATCACTTCGACACGCCCCAACTGCGAATGGCATATGTAACTAGTCGATGCGATGGCAAAGCTCGAAAGCACATCACTCCTCGCATGCGAGATAATATTATGAACCCATATACCGATTCGAAGGATATGCTCGATCACTTGAAAACGATCTATCATGACCCGGACCGTGTTACCACTGAAAAGCATCAGTTCCGACAGTTGCACATGAAGACGACTGATAAGTTCCATGACTTTCTGTCTGAATTCCTTTACCTCGCAGCTGAAGCGGGCGTTGCTGAGGATGACTGGAAAGATGAGCTCTACCACAAGTTGACCACCGAGCTCCGGAAGTTGTGCCTTTCTAAGAAAATAAAGACAGGGACTTTTCAGGAGTACTCCAGTGCTGTGTCCCAGATGGCAAGTCGTCTTGAAGTTATTGACCACGGAACCCGAAAAGGTCGAACATTCACTCCCAACAAGGATACAAGCAAGGGGACCAATCGAACTGGGACCACCTTCAAGAAAGAACCGACCCCATCTCGGAGCACCACCCAACGTACGGGCAACACGGAGCGTGACcgattgatgaaggaaggccGATGCTTCCATTGTCAGGAACATGGACACCTAGCTCGGGACTGTCCTACCAAGGCCTCAACCTCTGAACTGAAGAAACTCGAGCAGAAAGCACCTGTGAATGAGATGAATGATGATGCGGGAAAAGTCTAGCCCAGGAGAAGGTCTCCGACCAGGGGCTAGATGGTGTCAACCTAGGCGAATTGGATCTTATCCAACTGATTGGAGGACAGGAATTCAATGTGAATAGTCAGAT encodes:
- a CDS encoding sterol desaturase family protein (COG:I;~EggNog:ENOG410Q1Y6;~InterPro:IPR006694;~PFAM:PF04116;~TransMembrane:1 (o63-84i);~go_function: GO:0005506 - iron ion binding [Evidence IEA];~go_function: GO:0016491 - oxidoreductase activity [Evidence IEA];~go_process: GO:0008610 - lipid biosynthetic process [Evidence IEA];~go_process: GO:0055114 - oxidation-reduction process [Evidence IEA]); translation: MHIMRLLGQVYGFLDGDKHPRDGIPDVGVGKVIRELISTSTLRMTMAIFVTYRQNETPASLRWGWLALEIGLYSITVDFWFYWYHRLMHSTGSLWKMHRRHHLTKHPNPMLAAYADHEQEFMDIIGIPLLAYFTLKLLGLPMGFYEWWICYQYVAFSEFIGHSGLRIHGGAPSTLNWLLELFDAELVIEDHDLHHRYGWRKSHNYGKQTRLWDRVFGTCHDRIESIKENVDYSNRVTMPLL